From the Terriglobales bacterium genome, one window contains:
- the thiL gene encoding thiamine-phosphate kinase: protein MPLRERQLLDRLRNVRQAKNSRVALGIGDDCAILRLPAGRETLVTTDFSLENVHFRRDWQSPECIGHRCLARGLSDIAAMGGTPVATFLSLALPTNLHQKWVDRFVAGLLRLARSYGVELAGGDTAQSLDRVLVDIMVVGSVKRGQALLRSGAKAGDLIYVTGELGESAAALHLLTSGKVKRRNVFPQPRIAVGEWLVQQRIATS, encoded by the coding sequence ATGCCCCTTCGCGAGCGCCAACTTCTAGACCGACTTCGAAACGTCCGCCAGGCCAAGAATTCCAGGGTGGCACTAGGCATTGGGGATGACTGCGCCATCCTGCGCCTGCCTGCCGGACGGGAAACGCTGGTTACAACCGATTTCAGCCTGGAGAATGTTCACTTTCGGCGGGATTGGCAATCTCCCGAGTGTATCGGGCATCGCTGTTTGGCTCGCGGCCTCAGCGACATCGCCGCCATGGGAGGCACACCGGTTGCTACCTTCCTATCGTTAGCGTTGCCCACTAATCTTCATCAGAAGTGGGTAGATCGATTCGTCGCCGGCCTGCTCCGCCTGGCGCGCTCATACGGAGTTGAACTCGCCGGCGGAGACACGGCACAGTCTTTGGACCGAGTGTTGGTCGACATCATGGTTGTCGGTAGTGTGAAACGCGGACAGGCTCTGCTGCGCTCGGGCGCCAAGGCCGGAGACCTTATATATGTGACCGGAGAACTGGGCGAGTCCGCCGCCGCGCTCCACCTGCTGACGTCCGGCAAAGTCAAAAGACGCAATGTCTTCCCCCAGCCACGAATCGCCGTGGGCGAGTGGCTGGTTCAACAACGCATTGCAACCTCG
- a CDS encoding M23 family metallopeptidase — translation MRKRYYIMFVARDADGELVKMPIPLHYLYMFIAGAIIGMLTITGMAGSYTRMLVKVARFNQLKVEKEALSANYNKLEQVAKEKDVQVASLGSLASEVSALYGLKTETEFQSAVPEEAKAQQVSYSIGQLAILKNTAMSGVAGAGISASYGHVGTLNMSDWERLAAAPSLWPVEGIVTGSFGERIDPFNGEGAFHTGVDISTPFGTPIIAPADARVRAVSFINGYGRTVILDHGHGITTLFGHMSAYGTAEGAFVHRGDVIGFVGSSGRSTGSHLHYEVRIQDTPVNPHKYLRTIWARSGTGVMTGM, via the coding sequence ATGCGGAAGCGTTATTACATCATGTTTGTCGCACGGGACGCCGACGGCGAACTCGTGAAGATGCCTATCCCTCTGCATTACCTGTACATGTTCATCGCGGGCGCCATCATCGGCATGCTCACCATCACCGGCATGGCCGGCTCCTACACGCGCATGCTGGTCAAGGTAGCGCGTTTCAACCAGCTTAAGGTTGAAAAGGAAGCCCTCAGCGCGAATTACAACAAGCTCGAGCAGGTAGCCAAAGAAAAGGACGTCCAGGTGGCGTCGCTGGGGTCGCTAGCCAGCGAAGTTTCCGCACTCTACGGCTTGAAGACCGAAACGGAATTTCAGTCGGCTGTCCCGGAAGAGGCAAAGGCACAGCAGGTCAGTTACTCAATCGGTCAGTTAGCGATTCTGAAGAACACAGCGATGTCCGGCGTTGCCGGTGCGGGAATCTCCGCAAGCTACGGCCACGTTGGCACGCTGAACATGAGCGACTGGGAGCGCCTGGCAGCAGCTCCGTCGTTATGGCCGGTAGAAGGAATTGTGACTGGATCTTTTGGCGAACGTATCGATCCATTCAACGGTGAAGGCGCATTCCACACCGGAGTGGACATCTCGACCCCTTTCGGCACGCCCATCATCGCTCCTGCCGACGCAAGAGTTAGAGCGGTAAGTTTCATTAACGGCTATGGTAGAACCGTGATTCTCGATCACGGCCACGGAATCACGACTCTATTCGGACACATGTCCGCTTATGGAACTGCTGAGGGCGCCTTCGTACATCGCGGAGACGTGATCGGCTTTGTCGGATCCAGCGGACGCAGCACCGGCTCACACCTTCACTACGAAGTCCGCATTCAGGACACGCCTGTGAACCCTCACAAATACTTGCGCACAATCTGGGCACGCAGTGGAACCGGCGTGATGACGGGGATGTAG
- a CDS encoding DUF5666 domain-containing protein, with translation MKLGLRTFTTLLVLAGTIALTSCSGGNGGHSMQPAPATPQSAMVTVNIGDAPNDRVAALELTIASISLTNSSGTTVPVLTSPMHIELRRLAGTFRPIALSSVPAGTYTQANLQLSAAEITVLDPATGRLVEKNLPVPSTPVSIKFASPLILSAQVATVNLDFNLASSVSIDAAGNITFTPIIVATTGMVRPDKENQHEVEEGEVEEVVGAVTNVASPAFTIMLGPGPQTLTFTTNSSTEFKGVGSLSAITKGTIVEVHAVTQSDGTLLATKVEVEMEDENELEAEAEGLVVSTTGTPVTQFAILVRDHSGDSGKSSPIGTTLTVNVNSNTKFNIDADEVDLTNLNFTPAFDANSLAKGQNVEAEMGSHEFETEDEHSGGMAITADRVRLKQQALTGTVSALAQNGTASTFTLTVAADSVFAMLSGQTTVTVFVQPSTEVRTTPANGATVQVRGLLFFASGKYNLVAHRIGQP, from the coding sequence ATGAAATTGGGCTTGAGAACCTTTACTACGTTGCTTGTTCTCGCGGGGACAATCGCTTTAACGAGCTGCAGCGGCGGAAATGGCGGACACTCGATGCAGCCTGCGCCGGCCACGCCGCAGAGCGCAATGGTCACGGTGAACATCGGCGATGCTCCGAATGACCGCGTGGCGGCGCTTGAACTCACAATCGCCTCGATTTCCCTAACAAACAGTTCAGGAACAACCGTGCCCGTGCTCACATCTCCGATGCACATCGAACTACGTCGCCTCGCCGGCACATTCCGTCCTATCGCGCTTAGCTCGGTTCCAGCCGGGACCTACACCCAGGCGAACCTTCAATTGTCAGCAGCAGAGATTACCGTGTTGGATCCGGCCACGGGACGCTTAGTCGAAAAGAATCTGCCAGTTCCCAGTACGCCCGTGTCGATCAAGTTCGCATCGCCACTCATATTGAGCGCGCAGGTCGCGACCGTGAATCTCGATTTCAACCTTGCTTCCTCAGTATCGATCGATGCAGCTGGAAACATTACTTTCACGCCGATCATTGTTGCGACTACCGGCATGGTGCGTCCTGACAAGGAGAACCAGCACGAGGTCGAGGAGGGTGAGGTAGAGGAAGTAGTTGGTGCTGTGACGAATGTCGCCAGCCCAGCTTTCACAATCATGCTCGGACCCGGACCACAGACGCTTACTTTCACAACGAACAGCTCCACGGAGTTCAAAGGAGTAGGGAGCCTGTCCGCGATCACGAAGGGAACGATCGTCGAGGTGCACGCAGTTACACAATCCGATGGCACGTTGCTCGCGACAAAAGTCGAAGTCGAGATGGAAGATGAGAACGAGCTGGAAGCTGAAGCTGAGGGGCTGGTCGTAAGCACAACCGGCACTCCCGTCACTCAGTTCGCGATTCTAGTTCGCGACCACTCGGGCGACTCAGGCAAGTCCTCCCCGATTGGCACCACGCTCACAGTGAATGTAAACAGCAACACGAAATTCAACATTGACGCCGATGAAGTTGATCTAACCAACCTCAACTTCACGCCTGCCTTCGACGCTAACTCCCTGGCCAAAGGACAAAACGTAGAAGCCGAAATGGGGAGCCACGAGTTCGAAACTGAGGACGAGCATAGCGGCGGCATGGCAATAACCGCCGACAGAGTTCGCCTGAAACAGCAAGCTCTTACTGGCACCGTGTCTGCTCTTGCCCAAAATGGTACTGCCTCAACCTTCACGCTTACCGTAGCTGCAGATTCGGTTTTCGCGATGCTGAGCGGGCAGACCACGGTAACTGTCTTCGTGCAACCATCGACGGAGGTGAGAACAACCCCCGCAAACGGCGCGACGGTTCAGGTTCGCGGCCTGCTGTTCTTCGCAAGCGGCAAGTACAACCTGGTCGCGCATCGGATTGGCCAGCCGTAA
- a CDS encoding DUF4097 family beta strand repeat-containing protein yields the protein MKRSSTHRFSLRTEIPIFVFAALALAIAPGAVAQTEEDFHQQVSLVSGGSVLVENGRGDVSIEGWEKAEMQVDAHKIFEGDGADRDRWMRETKIHVEGDEHHRSVRVEYPNDLFHSWGGWNGRRAVNLTIHLPRQVNAELKTDRGHVTVQRIAGKLDIGSDRCDVDVSRLDGELRVHADRGDVKVRDSSIRTGIRVSLDRGSAQIALQHLAGDSDLQVSRGDISLTLPKSAAFVLDAERTRRSSFRTDFAVLARGSFGGNSIRGDVNGGGPTLRLRADRGGVWLRAAEQAQ from the coding sequence ATGAAGCGAAGCTCGACGCACAGGTTCTCGTTGCGCACTGAGATTCCGATATTCGTGTTTGCCGCGTTGGCGCTGGCTATCGCGCCCGGCGCAGTCGCTCAGACTGAGGAAGATTTTCATCAGCAGGTGTCCCTGGTTTCCGGCGGGTCCGTTCTGGTCGAGAACGGGCGCGGAGACGTTTCGATCGAGGGTTGGGAGAAGGCCGAAATGCAGGTGGACGCACACAAGATCTTCGAGGGCGATGGCGCCGATCGTGATCGATGGATGCGGGAAACTAAGATCCACGTGGAGGGCGACGAGCATCACCGGTCGGTGAGGGTTGAGTATCCAAACGATCTTTTCCACAGCTGGGGCGGGTGGAATGGACGGCGTGCGGTGAATCTGACGATCCATCTTCCACGACAAGTGAATGCCGAGCTGAAGACAGATCGCGGGCACGTGACCGTGCAGCGGATTGCAGGCAAGCTCGACATCGGCAGCGACCGTTGCGATGTTGACGTCAGTCGCCTGGATGGCGAGTTACGCGTGCATGCCGATCGCGGCGATGTGAAGGTTCGAGATTCAAGTATCCGCACAGGTATCCGGGTGAGCTTGGATCGTGGCTCGGCTCAGATCGCGCTGCAGCACCTGGCGGGCGACAGCGATCTGCAGGTCTCGCGTGGCGATATCTCTTTGACGCTGCCGAAGAGCGCCGCCTTCGTGCTGGATGCTGAACGAACGCGCCGCAGCAGCTTCCGCACAGATTTTGCTGTGCTCGCGCGCGGAAGCTTCGGCGGCAACAGTATTCGTGGCGATGTCAACGGCGGTGGTCCAACGCTTCGTCTCAGAGCGGATCGCGGTGGCGTGTGGTTGCGCGCGGCGGAGCAGGCACAATAG
- a CDS encoding ribonuclease HI family protein, producing the protein MSEFVAHVDGGSHGSPGPSGIGVVIQDPQGEKIRISKWIGHQDNNVAEYVALLEALQHALKLKAKVLRVFSDSQVVVRQMTGEYACRSPRLYSLHWTCRKLARSLEFSIFHIEREYNIEANQLAHHAVRSRQ; encoded by the coding sequence ATGTCAGAATTTGTTGCCCACGTTGACGGCGGCTCGCATGGCAGTCCAGGACCATCGGGGATCGGTGTCGTCATCCAGGATCCCCAGGGCGAGAAGATCCGGATCTCGAAGTGGATTGGCCACCAAGACAACAACGTCGCCGAGTACGTCGCCCTCCTCGAGGCCCTGCAGCATGCCCTGAAGCTGAAAGCAAAAGTGCTGCGCGTCTTCTCCGACTCGCAAGTGGTGGTTCGCCAAATGACCGGCGAGTACGCCTGTCGCAGCCCCCGCCTCTACTCCCTCCACTGGACCTGCCGCAAACTAGCCCGCTCCCTCGAGTTCTCCATCTTCCACATCGAACGCGAATACAACATTGAAGCGAACCAGCTAGCCCACCACGCCGTCCGATCTCGCCAGTAA